In one window of uncultured Acetobacteroides sp. DNA:
- a CDS encoding patatin-like phospholipase family protein yields MRKQSLLFRSYLATAAFLLLLVPLALAQQRPKIGLTLSGGGAKGLAHIGILKAIDSAGLKVDYITGTSMGAVVGSLYAAGYSGKDIEKIANDIDWNDLFKSNPQYNEIALREKDEFGSYMFEVPFKGFRPALTSGIMDPEGVWVEFLKALYPVYAVKDFHQLSIPFECIATDLEMGKPVVLSSGELVPAIRSSMAIPSVFTPISYQGKILVDGGLVQNFPVSQAKKMGADYVIGVSLYSGLMNRNQLKTAFNVMDQITSYVDAADEVNQKAMCDLLIMPPIGDYNAASFGDYKDIIRIGNEMGAMMYPTFKHLADSLNAIQPIAYDPYSRFKPEPSVTLDNIEVVGISETTRKQLLDNMALKVGKSYSARRLSEALKRAYATLDYKYIYYELSPTAIPHHANIRIVAEEYTSTWVKVGLLYNSFLGSAINLNYTLRNFRKTNSRSMVKLSIGDNFDALVQSRLLFGPKNRNQLQAELRFTDLNIPLYNGAKKLYVYNTTFNKVDLSFTRYMGNTSSLGAGISFNYMTYAPDIAADIRYRGGESHLYGYVTQYTNSLDRRYIPTRGGTSKLEAGCVFGRNLHRNPSQNKTLYDSLLLTLKGRPYYQLSYQATVYSPIAPKSSIIWELQLGAQLDFSGLYFSEFFLGGDQSLFHNHMNFTGLKDAQVTTSSFGSMLLGWQTNVYDNLYLQAKANYGIYNFVKSKTLDASLKAKQLWGFGISAGYFVSKWPINLSVSYSPEMNKVCTSFSLGYAF; encoded by the coding sequence ATGAGAAAGCAATCACTCTTGTTCCGTTCCTATCTTGCTACTGCTGCATTTTTACTTCTGCTTGTTCCGCTGGCCCTTGCCCAGCAGCGCCCTAAAATTGGGCTGACGCTCTCGGGCGGTGGGGCAAAGGGGTTGGCCCATATTGGCATCCTGAAGGCCATCGATAGCGCGGGCCTAAAGGTCGACTACATTACGGGAACCAGCATGGGGGCTGTTGTAGGGTCGCTGTACGCTGCCGGTTATTCGGGAAAGGATATTGAGAAAATTGCCAACGATATCGATTGGAATGACCTGTTTAAGAGCAATCCGCAGTACAACGAAATTGCCCTACGCGAAAAGGATGAGTTTGGCAGCTACATGTTCGAAGTTCCTTTTAAGGGCTTTAGGCCAGCGCTAACGTCGGGGATTATGGATCCCGAAGGGGTGTGGGTTGAGTTCCTGAAGGCGCTTTACCCTGTTTATGCGGTGAAGGATTTCCACCAACTGAGCATCCCGTTCGAGTGTATTGCCACCGACTTGGAGATGGGTAAGCCTGTTGTGCTCAGCTCGGGCGAGCTGGTTCCTGCCATTCGCAGCAGCATGGCCATCCCGTCGGTGTTTACGCCAATATCCTACCAGGGAAAGATTCTGGTGGATGGCGGCCTGGTGCAAAACTTCCCGGTGAGCCAGGCAAAGAAGATGGGCGCCGACTACGTTATCGGCGTGAGCCTGTACTCGGGGCTGATGAATAGGAACCAGCTTAAGACGGCCTTTAACGTGATGGACCAAATTACCAGCTACGTGGATGCCGCCGACGAGGTTAACCAAAAGGCCATGTGCGACCTGCTGATTATGCCGCCAATTGGCGACTACAACGCGGCCAGCTTTGGCGACTACAAGGATATCATCCGAATTGGCAACGAGATGGGGGCTATGATGTACCCCACGTTTAAGCATCTGGCCGATTCGCTGAACGCCATTCAGCCCATAGCATACGATCCCTACTCCCGCTTTAAGCCGGAACCCTCGGTGACACTGGACAACATCGAGGTGGTGGGCATCAGCGAGACTACCCGCAAGCAGCTGCTCGACAACATGGCGCTGAAGGTGGGCAAGTCCTACTCGGCCCGTCGGCTCTCCGAGGCGCTTAAGCGGGCCTACGCTACGCTCGACTACAAGTACATCTACTACGAGCTCTCCCCGACGGCCATCCCCCATCACGCCAACATCCGAATCGTTGCCGAGGAGTACACCTCTACCTGGGTAAAGGTGGGGCTGCTCTACAACAGCTTCCTAGGATCTGCCATCAACCTGAACTACACTCTCAGAAACTTTAGGAAAACCAACAGCCGGTCGATGGTGAAGCTGTCCATCGGCGATAACTTCGACGCGCTTGTGCAGAGCCGCCTGCTGTTTGGCCCCAAAAACAGGAATCAGCTGCAGGCCGAGCTGCGGTTTACCGACCTGAACATACCTTTATATAATGGGGCAAAAAAGCTCTACGTTTACAACACAACCTTCAACAAGGTGGACTTGTCGTTTACGCGCTACATGGGCAATACGTCGAGCCTTGGCGCGGGCATTTCCTTTAACTACATGACCTACGCGCCCGATATTGCCGCCGATATCCGGTACCGGGGCGGGGAAAGCCACCTGTACGGGTACGTAACACAGTACACCAACTCGTTGGACAGGAGGTACATCCCTACGCGGGGGGGCACGTCGAAGCTCGAGGCGGGCTGCGTGTTTGGGCGCAACCTGCACCGCAACCCATCGCAGAACAAAACCCTCTACGACTCGCTTCTGCTAACGCTAAAGGGGAGGCCCTACTACCAGCTCTCCTACCAGGCTACCGTATACAGCCCCATCGCCCCAAAGTCGTCGATTATCTGGGAACTGCAGCTCGGGGCACAGCTCGATTTTAGTGGGCTTTACTTCAGCGAGTTCTTCCTGGGAGGGGATCAGTCCCTCTTCCACAATCACATGAACTTTACGGGGCTAAAGGATGCCCAGGTTACAACGAGCTCGTTTGGCAGCATGCTGCTGGGGTGGCAAACCAACGTGTACGACAACCTCTACCTGCAGGCGAAGGCAAACTACGGTATCTACAACTTCGTAAAGAGCAAAACGCTGGATGCCTCCCTCAAGGCAAAGCAGCTGTGGGGCTTTGGAATCTCGGCCGGCTACTTTGTCTCGAAGTGGCCCATCAACCTGTCGGTATCCTACTCGCCCGAGATGAACAAGGTTTGCACCAGCTTCTCGCTGGGCTACGCCTTTTAG
- a CDS encoding electron transfer flavoprotein subunit beta/FixA family protein → MTNKGLKIVVLAKQVPDTRNVGKDAMKADGTVNRAVLPAIFNPEDLNALEQALRLKDSYPGTTITILTMGPGRAADIIREGMYRGADDGVLLTDRKFAGSDTLATSYALSQAVKKIQPDLVIAGRQAIDGDTAQVGPQVAEKLGWPQVTYAESILSFKNEELTIKRRLEHGIEVVAGKLPMVITVTASAPEARPRNAKQLMKFKHARTVTELQEQTSDYYMELQSREYLRIPEWGVADVDADVEQLGLSGSPTKVKKIDNVVFAAKEAKRLTSEDTDIEWLIKELMANHTIG, encoded by the coding sequence ATGACAAATAAAGGTTTAAAGATTGTTGTTCTCGCAAAACAGGTACCCGACACCCGCAACGTGGGCAAGGATGCCATGAAGGCCGACGGTACCGTTAACCGCGCTGTCCTTCCTGCGATCTTCAATCCAGAGGATTTAAATGCCTTAGAGCAAGCTCTCCGACTAAAAGACAGCTATCCTGGCACCACAATAACCATCCTTACCATGGGCCCTGGTCGTGCTGCCGATATTATTCGCGAAGGTATGTACCGTGGTGCCGACGATGGCGTACTGCTTACCGACCGTAAGTTTGCGGGTTCCGACACGCTAGCAACCTCTTACGCGCTTTCGCAAGCCGTTAAGAAAATTCAACCTGATCTTGTTATAGCAGGCCGTCAGGCTATCGATGGCGATACCGCTCAGGTAGGGCCACAGGTTGCCGAGAAGTTAGGCTGGCCTCAGGTAACCTATGCCGAAAGCATCCTATCGTTCAAGAACGAGGAGTTAACCATCAAGCGTCGCCTTGAGCACGGCATCGAGGTTGTTGCCGGAAAGCTACCAATGGTAATCACCGTTACCGCATCGGCTCCAGAAGCTCGCCCACGCAACGCCAAGCAGCTGATGAAGTTTAAGCATGCCCGCACCGTTACCGAGCTGCAGGAGCAAACATCGGACTACTACATGGAGCTGCAAAGCCGCGAGTACCTTCGCATTCCAGAGTGGGGTGTTGCCGATGTTGACGCCGACGTAGAGCAGCTAGGTCTTTCGGGATCGCCTACCAAGGTTAAGAAGATCGACAACGTGGTGTTTGCCGCTAAGGAGGCAAAGCGCCTAACATCAGAAGATACAGATATCGAATGGCTGATTAAGGAGCTTATGGCTAATCACACCATTGGTTAA